In Bacillus sp. FJAT-45037, the following are encoded in one genomic region:
- a CDS encoding ABC transporter ATP-binding protein, with product MNRLYTDDLSIGYGEKLIVKNLSTEIPDKKITTIIGPNGCGKSTLLKAITRVISSQSGNVILDGESIFTRNTKDLAKQMATLPQTPESASGLTVGELVSYGRFPYQKGFGRLTQKDIEKVNWALTVTGTIDYKYRSVDALSGGQRQRVWIAMALAQDTEIIFLDEPTTYLDMAHQLEVLELLQQLNKEQGRTIVMVLHDLNQAARFADHIVALKDGEIVQSGTCEEVIRNDVLQKVFGIDALIGRDPITQKPMCVTYNLIKGETNHEKNSHHSVPYALSATN from the coding sequence ATGAACCGCTTATATACAGATGATTTGAGTATTGGTTACGGTGAGAAATTGATTGTGAAAAACTTGAGTACTGAAATTCCTGATAAGAAGATCACAACGATTATCGGCCCGAACGGCTGCGGAAAATCGACGTTGTTAAAAGCGATTACGAGGGTGATCTCCTCACAATCTGGTAACGTCATTTTAGATGGCGAGAGTATTTTTACAAGAAATACCAAAGATCTTGCCAAACAAATGGCTACCTTACCGCAAACACCTGAAAGTGCAAGCGGTTTAACCGTTGGAGAGCTTGTCTCATATGGTCGCTTCCCCTATCAAAAAGGATTTGGACGACTAACGCAAAAAGACATCGAGAAGGTTAATTGGGCGCTAACGGTCACAGGGACGATTGATTATAAATATCGTTCGGTCGATGCCCTATCCGGTGGTCAACGTCAGCGTGTCTGGATTGCGATGGCCCTTGCGCAGGACACGGAGATCATTTTTCTTGATGAGCCGACGACCTATCTTGATATGGCGCATCAGCTAGAAGTACTTGAGCTTTTGCAACAATTAAACAAAGAACAAGGCCGGACGATTGTGATGGTGCTGCATGACTTGAATCAAGCTGCTCGTTTTGCTGATCACATCGTTGCCCTAAAAGACGGGGAGATCGTTCAGTCAGGTACATGTGAAGAAGTGATTAGAAATGATGTATTGCAAAAGGTGTTTGGCATTGATGCTCTTATCGGCCGAGATCCGATCACCCAAAAACCAATGTGTGTCACATATAACTTAATCAAAGGAGAAACCAACCATGAAAAAAACAGTCATCATTCCGTTCCTTATGCTCTTAGTGCTACTAATTAG